A single region of the Candidatus Fermentibacter sp. genome encodes:
- a CDS encoding CHASE4 domain-containing protein, which yields MRLRSQTIVFLGGTLLVLSGTAALVSYLVFRPEFERLEREEAMKDLEGVAELLSTEIEGLENSNADWARWDKPHRFLLGLDSTFVEQEIRPETFGRLALDQMVFFDTSGTPVLAIGSSGDELVYSDPAMEDAWRKGGVLSLLAADAGERSGLMLVGDRTALASIRSILTTEATGPRSGSLAFVRLLPDSAGMAVIPAGPALFAWISEPPQGAAQDTAFTLRGGDTLAVSAPYPGLDGSIFVLGSALDRDLFSEAGVILDRFVLINVAGGVVFAAVTLLVLQLLVVRRLRGFLGQIRESGAAADVSGSARTDELSSIGMAIGPVLEKLETMTNVLRRSEQNNATLIRMIPDFMVTLRRDGTILSVKQGYGFEPPLPVERLEGMRLTELELVGAEHADLLALVAKVLEEGTVESMSLGVRGTDATMYYDIRVVSFGPDTVLVVARDVTQRMKAEEAAARLQRLESLGLLAGGIAHDFNNRLSTTIGSIELAMADIPVPSPTVLKSLERALDSCTRAGDLARKLLTFSTGGSPYFKPVTVGDLAHEALDPLFRGIGVTLRIDVRPGTWLIDADEDQMSQLFRNLATNAIEAIAGFGWFEVKAYNSIDPQGAGLQPGHYVTMEFCDSGPGIREDLLKKVFEPYFTTKEDSPGLGLSMCHSIAVKHGGWLEALPGPGGRFLLQIPAARDTVDSGDPLPYTPLGGNARILVMDDDLQVLETIKEMLETLDYSVETATDGGAALYRIAEAQRTGRPFDILILDLVVPGGIGGLETLARARAKFGDVKAIVSSGYSSDSVLSEFAVHGFKAALRKPFNLEELSSTVRRLLRSRMEDDAGGAGGHRGRRE from the coding sequence ATGAGGCTCCGCAGCCAGACGATTGTCTTCCTGGGGGGGACGCTGCTCGTGCTCTCCGGGACCGCGGCACTCGTATCCTATCTCGTCTTCCGCCCCGAGTTCGAAAGGCTCGAGCGGGAGGAGGCCATGAAGGACCTCGAAGGGGTTGCCGAACTCCTCTCGACCGAGATCGAGGGCCTCGAGAACTCGAATGCCGACTGGGCGCGATGGGACAAGCCGCACCGTTTCCTGCTCGGCCTCGACAGCACCTTCGTGGAACAGGAGATCCGGCCCGAGACCTTCGGACGCCTCGCCCTCGACCAGATGGTCTTCTTCGACACGTCGGGCACGCCGGTTCTGGCCATCGGGTCATCCGGAGACGAGCTCGTCTACTCCGATCCCGCGATGGAGGACGCCTGGCGCAAGGGCGGAGTCCTCTCGCTCCTGGCCGCCGATGCCGGCGAGCGTTCGGGCCTGATGCTGGTCGGGGACAGGACCGCCCTCGCCTCGATCCGGAGCATACTCACGACAGAGGCGACCGGACCCAGATCCGGCTCACTGGCCTTCGTCCGCCTTCTTCCGGATTCGGCGGGCATGGCGGTCATCCCCGCCGGGCCGGCCCTGTTCGCATGGATCTCCGAACCCCCGCAGGGCGCCGCGCAGGATACGGCCTTCACCCTGCGCGGCGGGGACACTCTGGCAGTCTCGGCGCCGTATCCGGGCCTGGACGGCAGCATCTTCGTCCTCGGCTCCGCGCTGGACAGGGACCTCTTCTCCGAGGCCGGGGTAATCCTCGACCGCTTCGTCCTGATCAACGTCGCGGGGGGCGTCGTATTCGCCGCAGTCACGCTCCTGGTCCTGCAGCTCCTGGTAGTGAGGAGGCTCAGGGGCTTCCTCGGGCAGATAAGGGAGTCCGGAGCCGCGGCTGATGTCTCCGGGAGCGCCAGGACGGACGAGCTGTCCAGCATCGGGATGGCCATCGGCCCTGTCCTCGAGAAGCTCGAGACCATGACGAACGTCCTCAGGCGGAGCGAACAGAACAACGCGACGCTGATCAGGATGATACCCGACTTCATGGTGACGCTCCGGAGGGACGGCACGATCCTCTCGGTCAAGCAGGGCTACGGCTTCGAGCCCCCGCTCCCCGTCGAGAGGCTCGAGGGCATGCGCCTGACCGAACTCGAGCTCGTAGGAGCCGAGCATGCCGACCTCCTCGCCCTGGTGGCGAAGGTGCTCGAAGAGGGCACTGTGGAGAGCATGTCGCTCGGGGTCAGGGGCACCGATGCAACCATGTACTACGACATACGGGTGGTCTCGTTCGGTCCCGACACGGTCCTCGTCGTCGCACGCGACGTCACCCAGAGGATGAAGGCCGAGGAGGCCGCCGCCAGGCTCCAGAGGCTCGAATCTCTCGGGCTCCTCGCCGGCGGGATAGCTCACGACTTCAACAACCGACTCTCCACGACCATCGGCAGCATCGAGCTCGCGATGGCCGACATCCCGGTCCCGTCCCCCACGGTGCTCAAGAGCCTCGAGCGGGCGCTCGACTCGTGCACCAGGGCAGGCGACCTGGCGAGGAAGCTGCTCACCTTCTCCACCGGCGGCTCGCCCTACTTCAAGCCCGTGACCGTGGGCGACCTCGCGCACGAGGCACTCGACCCGCTCTTCCGGGGCATCGGAGTGACGCTCCGCATCGACGTCAGGCCCGGCACCTGGCTGATCGACGCCGACGAGGACCAGATGTCGCAGCTCTTCAGGAACCTGGCCACGAACGCGATCGAGGCGATCGCCGGCTTCGGCTGGTTCGAGGTGAAGGCGTACAACTCCATCGACCCGCAGGGAGCGGGGCTCCAGCCCGGGCATTACGTGACGATGGAGTTCTGCGACTCCGGCCCCGGGATCAGGGAAGACCTGCTGAAGAAGGTCTTCGAGCCGTACTTCACCACCAAGGAGGACTCGCCCGGGCTCGGGCTGTCCATGTGCCATTCGATCGCGGTCAAGCACGGCGGCTGGCTCGAGGCCCTCCCCGGTCCCGGAGGCAGGTTCCTGCTCCAGATCCCAGCGGCGCGCGACACCGTCGACTCCGGCGATCCGCTCCCCTACACGCCCCTCGGCGGCAACGCCAGGATACTCGTCATGGACGACGACCTCCAGGTGCTCGAGACGATCAAGGAGATGCTCGAGACCCTCGACTACTCGGTCGAGACCGCTACGGACGGCGGGGCCGCGCTCTACCGGATCGCCGAGGCGCAGAGGACGGGCAGGCCGTTCGACATCCTGATCCTGGACCTCGTGGTGCCCGGCGGGATCGGCGGTCTCGAGACGCTCGCGCGGGCCAGGGCGAAGTTCGGCGACGTGAAGGCCATAGTCTCGAGCGGCTACTCCTCCGATTCAGTGCTGTCGGAATTCGCGGTGCACGGGTTCAAGGCGGCGCTCCGGAAGCCCTTCAACCTCGAGGAGCTCAGCTCCACCGTCAGGAGGCTTCTCAGGTCGAGGATGGAGGACGACGCAGGAGGCGCGGGCGGGCACAGGGGCAGGCGGGAGTGA
- a CDS encoding ATP-binding protein — MTLGARLFLALAFSLLVVAAVTAFTFRLVFLGTFEDLEDDQLTRTAVETRRQAMDMIGAVVSPAVEAALLPEVAEFLDTRNVDIAWRLVESSSWACDGLEAIAVYDPSGGLAFASGLVEGSASAPFPAGLTAEISRSEFSVPRDGGDTRGGILFAGRSAWIIGTCEVRPSPGSGEPTGMVLFVDRLDGAAIGRLNLIPGNTTDVLAPEAGPHGLSGEGPGEMIIRTGPDSAVVYATLGEGPGLDVILKIGSPREIYGLGRDSADTVMLMVLLSGVFFVAVTILLFQGVVMAPLRRLTRRIAEIGESGDPAMRSGIGGSDELGLLASTLDGTLDELEKASADLRQSRSRFDLFARYLPGYSYIRKPDGKLVYANDGFRRDLLGAREDWEGMDWGDIWPAEQASVIGRSDDEALRSRRPVLTELDVRIGSKGVRRLLFHSFPIGPDHEGNLLLGGIATDVTERARIEERLLSSEMRNEAILSAIPESVLVISHDGRILEFKAGSSAAAQLVRERMEGGSLEEVGLPAEDLARGREALSRCLRLRSVETVEITFPSGPVSGVYECRLAPFENDSVVCILRNVTEERRMEAELLNAQKQESLSLMAGGIAHDFKNIMSAVTGNIDLGMTSEPGTGETAGYLKSALEACDKALLMLKQLEMLSRGTSVSERWRVDLGAMLESTARLVLSGSGISLSVSPAPGLWAVEADEGQMVQAFSNFIVNAREAMNGSGSLEIRLWNAVARSGDREVKVSIRDTGPGIRNDVIERVFDPYFSTKARGTGLGLAVTASILKQHGGRVEVESTPGAGATFTVTLPAT; from the coding sequence GTGACCCTCGGGGCCAGGCTGTTCCTCGCGCTGGCCTTCTCCCTGCTGGTGGTCGCGGCCGTCACTGCTTTCACATTCCGGCTCGTCTTCCTCGGGACCTTCGAAGACCTGGAGGACGATCAGCTCACCAGGACCGCGGTCGAAACCAGGCGCCAGGCCATGGACATGATCGGGGCGGTGGTGTCGCCCGCGGTCGAGGCGGCCCTCCTGCCGGAGGTGGCCGAGTTCCTCGATACGCGCAACGTCGACATAGCGTGGAGGCTCGTCGAGTCATCCTCGTGGGCATGCGACGGGCTCGAGGCGATAGCAGTATACGATCCGTCGGGCGGTCTCGCCTTCGCCTCGGGTCTGGTGGAGGGATCGGCATCGGCCCCCTTCCCTGCCGGGCTGACGGCGGAGATCTCCAGGTCGGAGTTCTCGGTGCCGCGTGACGGAGGCGACACCAGGGGCGGCATCCTCTTCGCCGGCAGGTCGGCGTGGATCATCGGGACATGCGAGGTCAGACCCTCTCCGGGGTCGGGCGAGCCCACGGGGATGGTGCTCTTCGTCGACAGGCTGGACGGGGCGGCCATCGGTCGCCTGAACCTCATCCCTGGGAACACCACGGATGTCCTCGCCCCGGAGGCCGGGCCGCACGGGCTGTCCGGAGAGGGCCCCGGCGAGATGATCATCCGAACCGGTCCCGACAGCGCCGTCGTCTATGCCACACTGGGGGAGGGACCGGGGCTCGACGTCATCCTCAAGATCGGATCCCCCAGGGAGATCTACGGGCTCGGCCGGGATTCCGCCGACACGGTGATGCTCATGGTCCTGCTGTCGGGGGTCTTCTTCGTGGCCGTGACCATCCTGCTGTTCCAGGGAGTTGTCATGGCCCCCCTCAGGAGGCTCACCCGCAGGATCGCCGAGATCGGCGAGAGCGGCGACCCCGCCATGCGGTCGGGGATCGGAGGCTCCGACGAGCTGGGCCTCCTCGCCTCCACTCTGGACGGCACGCTCGACGAGCTCGAGAAGGCCTCCGCCGATCTGAGGCAGAGCAGATCGCGCTTCGACCTGTTCGCGAGGTATCTGCCAGGATACTCCTACATCAGAAAGCCTGACGGGAAGCTAGTCTACGCCAACGACGGCTTCAGGCGCGACCTCCTGGGAGCGCGCGAGGACTGGGAGGGGATGGACTGGGGCGACATATGGCCGGCAGAGCAGGCTTCGGTCATAGGGCGCAGCGACGACGAGGCGCTGCGCAGCAGGCGGCCGGTGCTGACGGAGCTCGATGTGCGCATTGGGTCGAAGGGCGTCAGGAGGCTGCTGTTCCACTCGTTCCCCATCGGGCCCGACCACGAGGGGAATCTGCTCCTCGGCGGAATAGCCACCGACGTCACCGAGAGGGCGAGGATAGAAGAGAGGCTGCTCAGCTCCGAGATGCGCAACGAGGCCATTCTATCGGCCATCCCCGAGAGCGTCCTCGTCATTTCGCACGATGGCCGCATCCTCGAGTTCAAGGCCGGCTCGTCCGCCGCCGCCCAGCTCGTGCGAGAGCGGATGGAGGGCGGGTCACTCGAGGAGGTCGGGCTCCCGGCGGAGGATCTCGCCCGGGGCAGGGAGGCCCTCTCGAGATGCCTCAGGCTTCGTTCGGTCGAGACTGTCGAGATCACCTTCCCTTCGGGGCCGGTTTCCGGCGTGTACGAGTGCAGGCTCGCCCCGTTCGAGAACGATTCCGTCGTCTGCATCCTGCGGAATGTCACCGAGGAGCGCAGGATGGAGGCGGAGCTGCTGAACGCCCAGAAGCAGGAGTCGCTCTCCCTCATGGCCGGCGGGATCGCGCACGACTTCAAGAACATCATGTCCGCGGTCACGGGGAACATCGACCTCGGGATGACCTCCGAACCGGGAACGGGCGAGACGGCCGGCTATCTGAAGAGCGCCCTGGAGGCCTGCGACAAGGCCCTCCTCATGCTGAAGCAGCTCGAGATGCTTTCGCGGGGCACTTCCGTCTCCGAGCGCTGGCGGGTCGACCTCGGCGCGATGCTCGAGAGCACGGCGAGGCTCGTGCTGAGCGGATCGGGCATCTCGCTCTCGGTCTCCCCCGCACCCGGCCTCTGGGCCGTCGAGGCCGACGAGGGCCAGATGGTCCAGGCCTTCAGCAACTTCATCGTGAACGCCCGGGAGGCCATGAACGGCTCGGGGAGCCTGGAGATCAGGCTCTGGAATGCGGTCGCCAGGAGCGGCGACCGCGAGGTGAAGGTCTCCATCCGGGATACCGGGCCGGGCATCCGGAACGACGTGATCGAGAGGGTCTTCGACCCCTACTTCTCGACCAAGGCGCGCGGCACGGGCCTCGGCCTGGCGGTCACCGCCTCCATCCTCAAGCAGCACGGCGGAAGGGTCGAGGTGGAATCCACCCCCGGCGCCGGCGCCACCTTCACGGTCACCCTTCCCGCCACCTAG